The genomic interval AGATCCCACCGCCACCGCCCTTCATGGCGGTGTAGGTGACGAACGCACCAATCGAACCGAGTAGCCCCACGTACGCGACGCTGACGACGCTGTCAGCGAGTCCGATGTGTTGGAGGTACTCCAATCCGATCTTCCCAACTTCGATCCCACCAGTTGTGCCCGCGATCATCAAGACCCCGAGTTTGTAGTCGACCTGTCCCAGGTCACGGTGCTTCAGTGTCGCGATGACGGAGGTACCGAACACGAACGCGAGGCCAGAACCGACCGCGACGTTCGCGTCGTAACCCATCACGAGGAGTGCGGGCGTGACGAGGAACGATCCACCCATTCCGAAGAACCCGAACAGGACACCGATCAGCAGGCCGAACCCCGCGAACATCGCGAGGAGTTCGACCGCGACGCCGAGAATCTCCATCTCAGACACCTCTGAGCAGATCGGTGATTCGCTTTCCGAGCGTCGATTCCAGCAGCCCGTACCCGACGTACAGGACGATAGCCTCGGCCAGAACGAGTCCGATCAGCGCCGCCGCGAGCGCGTTCCCGCTCAGACTCTCGAGCCCCAGCATCAGGCCCCACCCCGGGGCAGTCTTGTGCGCCTCATGTGATCTTCACGTCTCTCCGTATCCGGAGGACGGATATAACGGTTTTGCAATCGTGGTCCAATACTGTATCTGTGTAACCCACCGATAGGGATGTGTAAGTTATGGGTAGCTACGACAGTGGCGAAGCCGGGCGAACGCGGGAAGACGGTGACGGGTCTCGAGCGTGCAAACCCGCCGGAGGGTCAATCACGCCGCGACTGAGAGCCGATGGATTCGACGCCCAAAAATTGGGAACCAAGCGCAATACTAACAACGCCACTCGTCGTACACCCACCTGTAACAATGAGCGAACGAGCGACAGAAGTCGACAAGACTGTCGATGCGACGGGTGCTGCGTGCCCAGGGCCGTTGATGGACCTCATCGGGGCAGTCAAGCGGGCGGAGTCGGGTGCGGTGATCAAACTGCTGAGCGACAACGACCAGTCGACGACGGACGTCCCCGAGTGGGTCGACGAGTCGGGGAACGAGCTGATCGAGACGGTCGAGGAAGACGGCCGGTACGAGTTCCTCGTGAGGAAAGCATGACCGAACACGTCGTCATCGTCGGTGCCGGAACCGGGGGGAGCGTCTTGGCGAACGACCTCGCCGAGCGGCTCGACGCCGAGATCGACGCGGGCGACGTGCGCGTAACGCTGATCAACGACGACCCGGAGCACGTCTACAAGCCGGTCTGGCTGTACGTCCCGTTCGGGCTCCGCGAGCCCGAAGACGGCAGACGGGCGCTCTCGGAACTGATCGACGACCGGATCGACCTCGTGCTCGACCGGGTCACGGCCATCGACACCGACGCGAAGGAGTTGGCCGTCCGCGACGGCGACGCACCCGTCGAGTACGACCGCCTCGTCCTCGCGACGGGGTCGACGCTCCAGCCAGCGGAGGTGCCAGGGCTCGTCGACGGCGGGCACGACTTCTACAGCGAGCCGGGGGCCGAAGCGCTCCGCGAGTTGCTGTCGTTCACCGAGGGGCACCTCGTGTTGAGCGTGATCGGTACGCCCCACATGTGCCCCGCGGCGCCGCTGGAGTTCGTGTTCATGGCCGACGCGTGGTTCCGCGACCGCGGGCTCCGCGACGACATCGACATCACGTACACCTACCCGATCAACCGGGTCCACGGGAACCCCCAGATCGCAGAGTGGGCC from Halobaculum marinum carries:
- a CDS encoding DUF7512 family protein, which encodes MLGLESLSGNALAAALIGLVLAEAIVLYVGYGLLESTLGKRITDLLRGV
- a CDS encoding sulfurtransferase TusA family protein, which encodes MSERATEVDKTVDATGAACPGPLMDLIGAVKRAESGAVIKLLSDNDQSTTDVPEWVDESGNELIETVEEDGRYEFLVRKA
- a CDS encoding NAD(P)/FAD-dependent oxidoreductase encodes the protein MTEHVVIVGAGTGGSVLANDLAERLDAEIDAGDVRVTLINDDPEHVYKPVWLYVPFGLREPEDGRRALSELIDDRIDLVLDRVTAIDTDAKELAVRDGDAPVEYDRLVLATGSTLQPAEVPGLVDGGHDFYSEPGAEALRELLSFTEGHLVLSVIGTPHMCPAAPLEFVFMADAWFRDRGLRDDIDITYTYPINRVHGNPQIAEWAQPKFEERDINVETFFNAESVDPDAQTIESMEGTELEYDLLVSIPPHAGVDMIAEAGLGDNGWVDVDKHTLEAQAADDVYALGDTAATGVPNAGSVAHYQAGVVAQRLASDLRGRPATATYDGKTLCFIETGMDEASFVEFSYDRAPSPAPPSTKLHWSKLAYNESYWLTARGLL